In Mixophyes fleayi isolate aMixFle1 chromosome 11, aMixFle1.hap1, whole genome shotgun sequence, one DNA window encodes the following:
- the LOC142107069 gene encoding F-box only protein 2-like — protein MAKNLIKNGCGKEEFKFWEDVQNGGDGWNIEVLPGDCGASFPADGVDQYFASSFEWCSKSQTIDLRNEGFPEEVLDNIQPSIVVNDWYAGRTDADCVYQLNVQLLSDSRDVITEYTSDRIAIPQTSEGTWTQISHVFFGYGPGVRFINFKHGGEDNVCWKGWYGVRVTNSSVTLEV, from the exons ATGGCGAAAAATCTCATCAAGAATGGCTGCGGGAAAG AGGAGTTTAAATTTTGGGAGGACGTTCAGAATGGTGGAGATGGATGGAATATCGAGGTACTTCCAGGAGACTGCGGAGCAAGTTTTCCAGCTGATGGAGTCGATCAATACTTTGCCTCTTCCTTTGA GTGGTGCAGTAAATCTCAGACCATTGATCTCCGTAACGAAGGATTTCCAGAGGAAGTATTGGACAACATCCAGCCGAGCATTGTGGTCAATGACTG GTACGCGGGACGGACTGATGCAGATTGTGTCTATCAACTGAATGTTCAGCTTTTATCAGATAGCCGTGACGTGATCACTGAATATACGAGTGATCGCATCGCGATCCCTCAGACCAGCGAGGGTACCTGGACCCAG ATCAGCCATGTTTTCTTTGGATACGGCCCTGGGGTGCGTTTCATTAATTTCAAGCACGGCGGTGAAGACAATGTTTGTTGGAAGGGGTGGTACGGTGTACGGGTGACCAACAGCAGCGTGACCCTTGAAGTTTAG